Below is a window of Leishmania major strain Friedlin complete genome, chromosome 29 DNA.
GGCCTTGAGTTCAGCTGTGAGGGGCAGAGCGAAATCGAACCCGAAGGGACCTGCGAAGGTGTATTAGACCCGTGaggcaaaacaaaaaggatGCAGTGATGGTGCAGAATGAAAAGGGTCAGGGCACATGGTCGTGGGTGTCGATCTTCGTGCTTCTTTATGTGACGAGCAGCCCGAGAGTTGGCGCGGCACAGTACAAGGGCGATGAGGTCGACGCGCGCCGCACGGCTGTTTCGAGATCTTCTGTACCGGAACCACggcacaccaccgctgcctcggctCTCTGGAATCAGTCGGGCCAAAAGGTGGTTGGCACGAAGCAAATCGAGAAAAGTACGCCGCGGTAACCACTCAACGTCGATGTTTGTTTTCGGCTGAGGCATACACAGTCACACACGCCTACACGCAACTAtgtgttgttttttttcgtttcgctGGTATTGTCAGACAGACATGCCATAGCCGCGGTAGATAACGTTAAGAACCTCGTTCTTCCAATACTTAAGACGGATCGGGTCCGCCACCGTCAGCTGTTTTGCCTTGCTCAACGCAGCGGCCTCGTAGGCCAGGAAGTCGAGGACGACAGCATCCTGACCGTCTTCCTGCTTGCCGGCGTCCATTGTGCTCGTCTTCGGCTCATCCCACGGACAGGGTTTCAGCCACTCCGGCTGGAGACCCTCGCGGTACGCCTCCGACgggcgaagctgctgcaccctGCGTCGCTGTGCCGCGTCCATGTACGACAGCCACATCTCCTCCAGGATTGCGTGACAGGCCAAGTACTGCGCTGTGTCGACCTGGTGGAAGCTATCCAGCATGTACTGAGAGCTGCGCTCGTAGAGAGTCTTTAGCTCGGCAATCGCCTCCGACTTGGGTGCTTGCCCCGATGTGCTTCTCGTgttgctcgccgccgccaagcgcaagacgcgcgccgcctgcgcctccagctcggtAACCCGGAGCCGGATGACAGTGTGCAGCACCCGCTGCAtgtgccgcagcagtgcgAAGCTCTCCACGTAGGTGACCCACGGGacacagcggtggcggccacgGAGGAGACGCGCAAGTGGCGTGGAGGGGCTGACGgtgccggcgtcggcgtcggcgcacaTTTCAGAGTTCGCCAGTGCGACCGGGGGGAGCAATGGGGCGTTGGTGAGGTATCGCTGAAGCTCCTCACTACCGTCCGTGCTGGCGTGCTCTGCCGCCCACACGTGCCGTCGCGTGATGAGtgtgtggaagaggagggcaacGGAGCGGGCGTGGGTGTAGGCGGCCTCGTTCGTTGGGTCCACATACAACCACTGCAGCGAGTAATTCAGCTCCACTGCACAAATGCCTCGCAGGGTACCCGGCCAGTTCTCGCTGTTTGTGGGTGCGCCGACCGAACTGGTGCAAGCCTCGGAGCAGAGCTGCTGCCAGAGAGGACGAAGCAGGGCTTCCCTAAAGAGGGCGAAGCGGTGGCACCACGCAGAGTTGTTGCGGCAGTCTTGATAGATAAGCTGCGCCGTGAACTGCATCTCCTCGGTGAGTGGACTTGGTGGTAGGGTggggcgcagcgccgccaccgctgcgttCTCCCGGGTAGTGATCCAGTCGGGTTGCGGCGTAAAGCGCAGACCTTGatcagctgcggcagctgtaGCCACCGTCGCGTGCTCATCCAGGGCCttccgcgacggcggcgtcagcAGAAAGGAGAAAACATGCAAGTACCAAGACAGGTGCAGCCAGGCATGATAGTTTTTTCCATCCTCGTTGcacagcaccgcgcgcaACGTCGGCCGTTCGTCGACCGCGGCAAAGTCGAGGCCGTCATGGCGGCGCAGGTAATCGCTAAATGTTGCCTCACTCGCCAAGAGGGGCACAAACGGACTGCTGTCCTccacctgctgctccagcttTTCATCcgtggccgcggcgtccACACCGCATCGGACGTGAGAGGGGCTCTGCTGGAGAGCGTACGTCAGCAGCTCCTTTCGGTGATGCCACACCTGAAAGTTCTTATGATACAGCCGTGTGAAGCAACCGACCGCCGTCAGCTCCCAGCGAACCGCACGCCACGGGCTCAGTCGACCTTCCCATGCAATGTCGGCGCGCGCAGGGAGCCAGTGCTGTGACGTCAGCCTCAGCTTCGTCTGCTTTTCGTCCAgctcccgcagcgcctcttgcTTGTCTGCCTccgaggcggtgcaggaaAGGATGGCCGCCGGTACCGGAAGTTCCGGCAGCGCGTCACGGGTCGCTTGCTCCAACACCGCAGGGGACATGAGTACATCGCGTCGGTCTTTCCAGACGGTGTAGTTGGAGGTGCACTGACGAAGTGCAAACGCCAGCAGAAGAAACCAGCGTGCCGCTGAGGTGCGGATGGCATGAATCACAGGCGGCAACTCACCACCCCCACATCGCTCGCCGCGGGCCGGGAGCGCCGGGGTGTACTCCAGTTGACCGCGAAGTGAGCGGTATACGCCGTAGATGCAGCTGAAGTTCGGCGGGTAGTTAATTTTCGCGACGGGGTGCTCTGGAGATGCACCGGGACTCTCGTCTGCTGGTGTCACGTCCGCAGCAAGCGGCATGAAGGTCTCGACGCAGGCGAGCTCGTAAAGCCACTCTCCATCCTCGGAATTCTGCGAGCaagcggaggaggcagccgTCCAGGACGATACCGAGGACGGGGTGGATGTGCTGCTCGAACGCTGCATCGCGCCTGCGGTGCCCATGCGAAGACGCATAAGACGATGAATGGCTGGGAGtgaaaaaaggggagggaagggggaagagagaaggcaagCGGAAAGACGAAGGTGAGATGTGAAGTGTGAGGTGGGCCGACatgtgcccccccctcctcccccagagggaaggggggggggcagccgCGTGCGAGCGCACTGCACCCTTGCCATATCGCATGTCCGTCAGGGGATGAGGATGTTCGTAAACGGACGCACACAACTAAAGAGCTTACGTTCTTCTTACATGATCCGTCATTAAACTCAATACGGGGACAGCGGCataaccccccccccactcgcGAAGAAGACCATCTCCACACAACAGATTCATCGcaagaggagcaggagcgagaggagggggggtgGAGGTCGATAAGCGCGAGGTGAAGGGAGGGTCTCTCTTTGACGGATGCGCGCATGGTATTTTGATACACGGCGGCTCGGATGTACATTGCAGACGTGTTGCATGTGAAGCTGCTGTTACTGCTGGACACAGCCGCGGCTTTACACCCATCCTTCCCACGCATATAGATGCACTTGGAATAGGacgaaaggggggggggggaaaggagggaaggtGGCGacgacacagacacagatGCGCGCCAAAAGCGGTCAACATACACAACACGCGTACGTGCGgtcccacacacacatgcgcctATGAACGATGGACCGCCATCGGttcgaggggggggggtgcgggaATACCGGATCGCCTCTgcttcctccctcacacaTTTGTCTTCCTCGTACGgcgagcgcgcgtgcagctctGAAGCAGGAACAAGAACTGGAGAGAGTGTGTGGGATGGTGGGAGAAGAGAACACAAGAAGACACGCAAACGGCATAAAGAGGAGCGAATGTGAAGTGAGAGAGCCGCAGGTCACACAGGGACTCAGGCAAACACATGGAGGCACGGCGGAGGagtggagggaggagagggtggtgggTGGCCACCGCCCGGCATCCACAGCGCCACACTCGGTGcctcactccctctctcctctttgcTCCACTATGCACACTTAATATGATGACATGAAAGAAGTCACGCccatccttttttttttgggagggaggggggtggatgggggtggcggtggtggtggtcgggtgggtggggtagCGGGCGGTcaaggagagggagcagTGGAGGGAAGTGTGTGTGAGAAAGGGAGCAGCTTTGAGCCCGCTCActcaccctctctcgcttctgCGGCTCAACCTCCACACCCAGGCGTGGCAGCAGGTCGCCTTTGCCAGGGCTAGTGGCGATGCAcggcctcccctccctttccctttACCCGTGGGCTGCCGTGTAAAAGAGCACGACGGCGCAtgtttatgtgtgtgcgcctaTGAAGATACACAACGGTTCCCACAagctgcgtgcacgtgcgctcacgaaacgcacgcgccacggccgcttACAAGCCAACGGAGCTACAAAGGCAGCACGGGTGACACAGCGACTCCCCTCTCCATCACAGAAAGATACCTACATGAATCGAGTTCGCGTGGCACATGTTTTCTGAATGCTCCGAAAATCCGCACTTCTAGACGGCAGCCACAAAACCAACGAGCGACAAGGCAGACGACAGGAAGAGTGAGAGAGGCACCGGTAGACAGAGACACAAAGTGAGAACGAGCAGACGGGCTGTGTCAGGCGCCCTTCGACTTTCCGCCTGGCCAAGACGCTATCACCGACCCACACCTCATTTCGTACGTCTCTGCAACGGCAACGTCCACTGGTGTCACAGCACCTTCACAAGGAGGTCACGAGGACACCATCGCAAGAGCACGTCGGTGGCTGAAGCCAGGTGAAGCAGGGAGAAGAGCATAAGAAAAACAGTGCAACGGCCCCCCTCCAAACAAAAAAATCATCAAGTAAACAAAATCGGTCTGCTCCACCGAAAGAAAAAGATAGCAAAAAACAcgagggcagcggcaaggaTGAGAAGGAGGCCCGGTGAAAGGTCATCGAACAGCATCGGCAGTCAAGCAAAGCAAGAGCACAACCATGAGAAATGAGGGcaaaaaagggagagaggccgggggaggggggtgggtgggtgagtgggAAGAAGAGGGTAAGCAGCTACGCGTTCGAGGTACTACCGCTTGAACGGTGAAACGCTTTCCTCTTCGTCGCCAACTGCCTCTGTTCGGCCTCTCGACTAGTGATGGTGAGTGTCTGATgagacggcgccgccctcgtaCCCttctgtgtatgtgtgtatgaCTGTCGTAGCGGTGTTGCCGCAGACGATGTGCGGCAACCTCTGGCGGACCGCATTCTCATCTTCTGGAGTGCTGTATGGCAGAAAGTACACCACACGCGACCACAAACCAGTCTACCGACGCCATACGCGTACACAAAGAGACgacgggcagcagcgccgacaccaCACGTGAGAAAGGGTATCATGACGacaagaaaaggaagagacGGCAACAGAGATATTACTCTTTTTTTATGCCGGGGCACACACGTTAGAGGTGAGGTGATTGGCGGAGtagcaggagggagggagggagggaagtTATGATCGAAGGCGCGGGGGCAGAGCCCGTGTAAGGAGGCGTTGCGTGCTCACGCAAGCGTCTTCGAGTACATGTCGTTTCCCTTGTCATCGACGACAATGAACGCGGGGAAGTCCTCGACCTCGATCTTCCACACCGCCTCCATGCCGAGTTCCGGGAAGGCGAGGCATGTTACCTGCTTGATCGAGTCCTTGGCGAGTATGGCCGCTGGACCGCCAATGCTGCCGAGGTAGAAGCCACCGTGCTTCTTGCACGCGTCCGTCACCTGCTTGCTGCGGTTGCCCTTGGCGAGCGTGATGtagctgccgccgtgcgaCTGAAAGAGATCGACGTAGGAGTCCATGCGGCCGGCCGTCGTCGGGCCAAAGGAACCAGAGGCGTAGCCCTCCGGCGTCTTGGCGGGCCCGGCGTAGTAGATAGGCGACGTCTTCATGTACTCTGGCAGCGGCTCGCCGTTATCCATCATCTCCTTGATCTTGGCGTGGGCAATATCACGGGCAACGATGAGGGTGCCGTTAAGCATAACACGGGTACCGACCGGGTATTGGctgagctgctggcgcacttTGTCGATGGGGCGCTTCAGGTCGACTTTCACGCTCGTGGTGCTCAGGTGCACTTCCGGGATGTCGGGCAGGTACTGCGCCGGGTTCTGCTCAAGCTGCTCAATGTAGATGCCGCTCTTGTTGATGTGCGCAAGAATCTGGCGATCAGCGCTGCAAGACACCGCAAGGCCCACTGGGCAGGAGGCACCGTGGCGGGGCAACCGAATCACGCGCGCCTGGTGGGCGAAGTACTTGCCACCAAACTGCGCTCCAATTCCGCTCttctgcgccacctccatcacGATCTTCTCCCACTCAGGGTCGCGAAAGGCGCGGCCGTACTTGTCGCCGGTGGTCGGGAGCGAGTCGTAGTAGCGGCAGCTGGCCAGCTTCACCGTCTTCATGGTCATCTCCGCGCTCGTGCCGCCGATGACGAGGGCGATGTGGTACGGTGGGCAGGCAGCCGTGCCGAGGGTCTTGAGCTTCTCCTCGATGAAGGCGCGCAGCGATTTGGGGTTCAGCAGCGCCTTGGTTTCCTGGTACAGGTAGGCCTTGTTTGCCGAGCCGCCGCCCTTGGCAATGAAGAGGAACTCGTAGTCGCTTCCGGGCACCGCGAGCAGGTCGAGCTGGGCGGGAAGATTGTCACCGGTATTGCACTCCTTGAACATGTCCAGCGCGGCCGTCTGGCTGTAACGCAGGTTGTGGTACCTGTAGGCGTTCCATATACCCTTGGACAGGTACTTCTCATCCTCGCCCCCGGTCCAGCAGAGCTCGCCACGCTTGCCGAGCACGATGGCCGTGCCGGTATCCTGGCACGACGGCAGCACCCGACCTGCCGCGATGCAGGCGTTCTTCAGCAGCGTCGTGGCGACGTAGCGGTCGTTGTCGGAGGCCTCGGGGTCctcgatggcgcggcgccaACCCTCCAGGTGGTCCTTTCGGAAGAAGTGGTGCACATCCGAGAAGGCGCGGTGGGCGAGAATAGTGAGGGCCTCGGGGTTCACCTTCAGCGCCTGGCGCCCGaacacctccacctcctccacgtacTTCTCGCTCCCCTCGACCTTGGCGAACTCGGTTTGGTGATGGTGCGGGTCGGTGGGCTGGAAGATGGCGGAGAAGTGGAAGTCTGCGTTGACAGCGGACGCGTCCTCGATGTCCTTGATGCCCACACGGCGGCACCCGATCTCGCACTGGTCGCACAGAGACATGACATACACTACTAGAGTGGAGTGTGGATGGGAAACACAAGACGCTAAAGAAAACggaagagaagaggtgcAGTTGACGCTAGTTTTGATGCTGTGACGGCTGCAGTGTGGTGTGCATGCCAGAGAGACGTCGTGGCGAACgcagcgaggagcagcggccaCGCCGGTGTGATGGGTCGATCAGAGAAGGATGGAGAAGggttgcgtgtgtgcgtgcgagagagacaaagcgaaaaacgaaagaaagcGAAGGACAGTGTCGCAACGGCAAagcgaagaggagggcgCGGCGAACGAACGACCACGACGCCGTACGCATGCGCGTTcggccttctctctctcgctctggGCGCGCGCACTTCCTCTCTTACACGTCAGCGGCGTACCTCGACGGCGCCTCGCTTCGCTAATCACGCCCTGGTTCACTTGCTCGGTGAGCGTTGAGCAGACGCCGTCTTGACACGTTCTTTCGGTGAGTAATATgtcctcttttctctccgtATTCGCTCACGCCATTGGTCAGCGCAACGCGAGGGCGGTGATGTGTGCACACTGAAAGGAGGGGATGGAATGGAGATACGCAGGTGGATGGCTCGACATGGTGAGCTTCAACACTTCCGCCCCTTTCTCTTTGACCTCCCATGCTATCAACTTGCGTCGCTTGCGCATCGCTGCACTGCAGTtagcgcgtgtgcgcggctgACCACCACCGGCACGCTGTCGTCGACAGCGCTTGTTGCATCTGCCACGTCTATCGTCACGCACGCATCGCACTCCGCTGCGCACGGTCATGCTTGCACCACTTGCTCTGCCATCCGCGTGACTCTGTCGTCGGTGCACAGGTGTTAGATGACACCTGTCTGGCCTACGAGGGCACTGTCTCTGAGGCAAAGCACGGCATGTGGCGGCACGGCATCCCCGCCACCGCATGCTCGCGCGTCACCCATGAAGGTGGGGCCTCCGCGCTCGCACACGTGGCAGTTACCTGCCGCACCGTTTCCGCTGCCCACAGCACGGGGGAGCATGGACTGGCGCCGAGAAacaccaccgctgcttctTGCAGAGATGCGGCACGTGAGGTGGGCGAGGCGGACACATGGGCCGCCGTTCGTGACTGCCACTCAGGAGGGTTTGTGCACTGCCCTTGGCCAGGGCAATAGCGGCGAGCATATTCGATGCCGCAGGCCGCCCAGAGACACCGTCCAGCTCAAGTTCGTGCCGGCAAGCGTGAGCTCGACGCGCAAGGACGACCACTGAACTACTCTCAGCATCTGAAGGTGCACGCCCTTGTGCCTCCCTCTGGTGGACACGCGCGGCAATGAAGAGGGAGCAGCGTTGGCTCATCGCCATGCAGAGGGTCGTGCCGGGCATCTTCGTCGGTGTCCAGTAACTGGGTAAGCTTCGCcttgcaggagcggctgccgtAGCGCATGTGCCTCGGcgcccacagcagcaccgcgacTGCTTCTACGCCGTCCACCAGCCACTGAGGGTGTGCTACGCCCGCAGATACATACTTGGCACTCACATACACCGGCTTGCTCTCACGGAGCGGGACCCAGTGGGCCAACTTCGTCTTGCTCACGTTTTTGGCGATGAGCAGCGACCTGATACGAGTCGGGTTCGCCAGGACTTCGCCTccttgccgctgcagctggtgctcCACGACTGCCCGGTCGCTCAGCAACGACatcgcagccgcgctgcggtCGCCGTCACTTACCCCTGCTGCACCCCGTCACCGAACGCTGCCATGCCTCGACGCTACCAAAGGCGACGTAGTGAGCGCCAAACTCGTAGCCTTTGAGCCAGCAGCTtaccacctcctctggcCGAACGCCTCGCATCCTCTGCAGGGAACAGGAGAGCCCAGTCGCAAGCGACCGCGGCTACACctgagcggcggcgacgagcaAGGTCATCGCGGCAGACCCAGACATCGAGCTCTCGCTATCGCCGGTAGTTGACGGTGTCTGTCCcgatgccggcgctgccgccggggCTTGTTGCTACTgatgctgctgtcgccgtgTATTTCACGGAGGCGTTTACGCTTCATGAACACTACCGCAAGAAGATCGGCTTGCGTCTCCGCGAGGCACCTGTGCGGCATGTGCTGGAAGGCCTCCAGCATGGCAACCGGGTGCGACACGTAGGTGGTTTCTATGACTGTTTTGTCCGCCGCAGGCAGAGCATCAGCAGAAagtggagggagaggccAATGCAATAACGCGCTGGATCTGTGAAGGCGTAATCGAAAACTTCGAGCAACACCAAGTGTCGGGGGTGCGCATACACGTCCGGCGCTAGCTCCGTCTCTGTCGGCAGCCGCTCGCCTAGCCAGGGTGAGACGGCCTGCCTGGTGAGCATGCGCTCACAGTGCAGGTCGAGGGCGGCTTGCAGAGCAGCAAGGCCCTTCCTCACGTGCTCGATCTCGAGCCTGCATACGGCGTGGGAGACGGCGCATTCCACGTCCCTATCGCCGCCGGCTCCCCCTCGCAGTGGACTCGCCAACACAAAAGTTGTGCACATTCAAGCGGCCAAACGTCGCGCAATCGTGGCCGCCTACGACCACCAAGTCGAGCGAGCCCGCCAAAGCGGTGAGGTGGTCCGGCTTCGGTTTCATCCAGGCGAGCTGGCACTCGGCTGGCCCGCGCACGGGATGTGTGCCGTTAGCACAAGAACGTCCTCACGCTTCACCTCCACGGCCTTCTCCAGTTCGACCATGatcgccgccgtggtgccaACCGCTTCGGCGGTGATAACCCCGAGGTGGGCAAACTGCGTGATCGgcacctgccgccgccaccaccgacgaTGCGTCAGGGTAActtgcagcagcgactcccTCTTGAGGAGCGCAGGATCAAACGCTACCAAGTGAGCCCAGAGccgctcccctccctcccatcTTCGACGGCGCCCTCGACATCTGCTGCGGTGGAGTCGAAACGATGCGCTAGCTGCAACGGCCGCTAAATTAGGagtgatggcgctgctgaccACGTGCGATGGGGCCTCCAGCGTATGCTTTGTGCATGTGTATCGGTTTCTATATATGCGGGCTTCTCGTCGACTGTTTTGTGTGCACGAAGGATGCGCTCTTGAGCGAATATGCAACACGCCGCCAAGACAACATCAGGAACGAagcgaggagggagaggggtgcgTGATGGACATCTATATGTGGAGACGgtctggcggtgctggtgatggtggtggggcCGACAGCGGAGAGCGAGACGTGGGAGGAGTCGAAGAGAAATAACGAGCAAGAGGCGAGTGACAGAGAGATGTTGACGAGGcaaggggggtggggggaggacTTAGCATGGGCCGCCAATGCGTATCCGCATATACGTTTTCGCGGCGGCTCGGGGTGGGGGTTCGCCTGCTCTTCCGCACGTGTATTGGACAGATGACGCATTCGCGGCTTTTTCTTTGTTCTTTTGGTTTTGTTTTGCGTCGTGCTAGTGCGCTAGCAGTCGAGCAGGTCGATGCATGGGTAGAGGGGAGCGGTGTGCGCGACAACGgcgtgcccccccccttgttCGACGTGGGCATGGGAACGGAAGCAGAAGAAGAGCTGAAAATGCGCACAGAgggtgcagccgccgccggcgaaACCAACAAAAGCCACGCGTACAGCACAGAGAGATGCAGGCGACACGGCACGCGCTACATTACGCAACGCGTacccatttttttttttcgaacCACGGtccggcacgcgcacggcgcACGTGCCGGGCCTCAGGCATCAGCCGAGGTGGGCTCTCCTTCCCCGTCGTTGTCCACTGTACGCTTCCTCTCTTGGTTTCTCCTCACTGATACGGCACACGGAACAGCACTGGTAGACGCGACCTCAGGTAGTCGGCGGATTCGGCCAGCTCTCGCAACTCCTGCAGTTGCTCCTCAACCGCGATCCGCACGTGGCGTTCATCCTtgccgcgcgccgcctcgcaggctGCCATCATTACTTGCAAACCGTGTCGCACGCCCGCGTAAatgcgcagcgtctcctccacTACGGAGCCGAAGACAGATGACATGGACGTGCCACTCATCGAGTGGATCATGTCCATCGTCAGTTCTGTGGCACCGTTGATCATGCGCCGCTCCCAGTCCACCGAGTGCGTACTTAGCACCTTTCCACCACTTCGGTTGCCTCTATCGTCAACCTGGTCGTTGTCATCGCGGTTGGTGAGTGCCTGCGC
It encodes the following:
- a CDS encoding putative protein farnesyltransferase alpha subunit (previous protein_id=AAZ09653.1), whose protein sequence is MGTAGAMQRSSSTSTPSSVSSWTAASSACSQNSEDGEWLYELACVETFMPLAADVTPADESPGASPEHPVAKINYPPNFSCIYGVYRSLRGQLEYTPALPARGERCGGGELPPVIHAIRTSAARWFLLLAFALRQCTSNYTVWKDRRDVLMSPAVLEQATRDALPELPVPAAILSCTASEADKQEALRELDEKQTKLRLTSQHWLPARADIAWEGRLSPWRAVRWELTAVGCFTRLYHKNFQVWHHRKELLTYALQQSPSHVRCGVDAAATDEKLEQQVEDSSPFVPLLASEATFSDYLRRHDGLDFAAVDERPTLRAVLCNEDGKNYHAWLHLSWYLHVFSFLLTPPSRKALDEHATVATAAAADQGLRFTPQPDWITTRENAAVAALRPTLPPSPLTEEMQFTAQLIYQDCRNNSAWCHRFALFREALLRPLWQQLCSEACTSSVGAPTNSENWPGTLRGICAVELNYSLQWLYVDPTNEAAYTHARSVALLFHTLITRRHVWAAEHASTDGSEELQRYLTNAPLLPPVALANSEMCADADAGTVSPSTPLARLLRGRHRCVPWVTYVESFALLRHMQRVLHTVIRLRVTELEAQAARVLRLAAASNTRSTSGQAPKSEAIAELKTLYERSSQYMLDSFHQVDTAQYLACHAILEEMWLSYMDAAQRRRVQQLRPSEAYREGLQPEWLKPCPWDEPKTSTMDAGKQEDGQDAVVLDFLAYEAAALSKAKQLTVADPIRLKYWKNEVLNVIYRGYGMSV
- a CDS encoding putative fumarate hydratase (previous protein_id=AAZ09654.1), whose protein sequence is MSLCDQCEIGCRRVGIKDIEDASAVNADFHFSAIFQPTDPHHHQTEFAKVEGSEKYVEEVEVFGRQALKVNPEALTILAHRAFSDVHHFFRKDHLEGWRRAIEDPEASDNDRYVATTLLKNACIAAGRVLPSCQDTGTAIVLGKRGELCWTGGEDEKYLSKGIWNAYRYHNLRYSQTAALDMFKECNTGDNLPAQLDLLAVPGSDYEFLFIAKGGGSANKAYLYQETKALLNPKSLRAFIEEKLKTLGTAACPPYHIALVIGGTSAEMTMKTVKLASCRYYDSLPTTGDKYGRAFRDPEWEKIVMEVAQKSGIGAQFGGKYFAHQARVIRLPRHGASCPVGLAVSCSADRQILAHINKSGIYIEQLEQNPAQYLPDIPEVHLSTTSVKVDLKRPIDKVRQQLSQYPVGTRVMLNGTLIVARDIAHAKIKEMMDNGEPLPEYMKTSPIYYAGPAKTPEGYASGSFGPTTAGRMDSYVDLFQSHGGSYITLAKGNRSKQVTDACKKHGGFYLGSIGGPAAILAKDSIKQVTCLAFPELGMEAVWKIEVEDFPAFIVVDDKGNDMYSKTLA
- a CDS encoding hypothetical protein (previous protein_id=AAZ09655.1) encodes the protein MSLLSDRAVVEHQLQRQGGEVLANPTRIRSLLIAKNVSKTKLAHWVPLRESKPVYVSAKYVSAGVAHPQWLVDGVEAVAVLLWAPRHMRYGSRSCKAKLTQLLDTDEDARHDPLHGDEPTLLPLHCRACPPEGGTRACTFRC